In Lapillicoccus jejuensis, the DNA window CGAGGACGCGGCAGTCCGCGGCCAGCCACTTGGCCAGCGAGACCTTCTGCTGGTTGCCGCCGGAGAGCTGGCCGGCCAGCTGACGGGGACCGGACAGCCGGATCCCGAGCCGCTCGGCGTAGCGGTCGAGGACGCCGTCCTCGGAGCGGTCGCGGACCAGGCCCCAGCGGGCCAGCCGGTCCCACACGGTGACGGCGACGTTGCGCGAGATGGTCTGCTCGAGGAAGACGCCCTCCTCCTTGCGGTTCTCGGAGACGTAACCGATGCGGTGCTTGCGCAAAGCCTCGCCGACGGAGCCGATGCGCACCTCGCCGCCGTCGACGAGGACCGTGCCGGCGGTGATCGTGTCGAGGCCGAGGACGGCCCGGGCGAGCTCGCTACGGCCGGCCCCGACCAGGCCGTAGAGGCCGAGGATCTCACCGGGGCGGACGACGAGCGAGACGTCGCGGTGGCCCCCGGCCGTGCTGACCCCGCGCAGCTCGAGGGCCGGGGTGGCGTCGCGGTCGACGGTGCGGGCGTCGAGCTCGAGGTCGGCGTGCGCGCGCCCGACCATGAGGTCGACGACCTCGCTGCGCGTCAGTCCGGACAGCGGGAGGCCCTGGGCGACGCTGCGGCCGTCGCGCAGGACGGTGACGGTGTCGGCGATCGCGAAGACCTCCTCGAGCTTGTGGCTGACGAGGACGACGGTGCGGCCGCTGTCGCGCAGCCGGCGCACGACGGCGTACAGGTGGTCGGCCTCGTCGGAGGTGAGCGAGGACGTCGGCTCGTCGAGGAGCAGGACGCGGCTCTGGGTCGCCAGCGCCTTGGCGATCTCGACGAGCTGCATCTGCGCGACGGACAGCTCGGCGACGGGGCGGTCGAGGTCGAGGTCCACCTCGAGCTCGGCCAGGCAGCGCGCGGCCAGGTCACGGGTCGCGGCGCGGTCGACGAGGCCGCGGCGGCGCGGCACGTCCTGCAGGGCGATGTTCTCGGCGACGGAGAAGCCGGGGACGAGGTTGCGCTCCTGGTGCACGACCCCGATGCCGGCGGCCTGGGCCTGCGAGGGGCCGGCGAACGACAGCTCCTCCCCCTCGCCGGGGCCGGGCACCGAGGGCGCACCGGTCGGGTCGGGCAGCACCCGCAGGGTCCCGCCGTCGGGGCGGTGCACGCCGGTGAGCACCTTGATGAGGGTGCTCTTGCCGGCGCCGTTCTCACCGAGCAGGGCGTGCACCGTGCCGGGGAGCAGGTCGATGGTCACCCCGTCGAGGGCGCGGACGCCCGGGAAGACCTTGACGAGGTCGGTGGCGAGCAGCCTCACGACGAGCCCTCCTTGACGCGCTTCTGGCTGACGAGGACCGCGCCGAGGACGACGGCGCCGACGACGAGGTCGACCCAGCGCGGGTTGATGTTGTACTGCGCCTGCGCCACGTCGACGAGGCGCACGATGAAGGCGGCGAGGCAGGTGCCGAGGACGCTGACCACGCCGCCGGCCAGCGCGACGCCGCCGATGATGGGGGCGGCGAAGCTCGGCAGGAGCAGGTCGTCGCCGATGCTCGCGTTGACCGAGCCGGAGAGCGCGACGACGAGGACCCCGGCGACACCGGCGAGCAGCCCGGACAGGGCGTGGGCGACGACGACGGAGCGGTCGTTGGAGATCCCGGAGAGCCGGGCGGCGAGCGGGTTGCCGCCGCTGGCCAGCATCTGCCGGCCGACGACGCCGCGGGCGAAGAAGAGCGCGACCAGCACGGCGACGACGACCGCCGCGAGGAAGACCGTCGGGACGCCGAGGACCGAGGCGCGGCCGAGCGACACCAGCCCCGGCGAGTAGCCCTGGTAGGTGCCGGTGCCGTGCACGCCGTAGCGGATCCCGGCGACGATGGTCATCGTCGCGAGCGTGACGATGAACCCGTTGATCCGGGTGAGGACGACGAGCAGCCCGTTGGTCAGCCCGACGAGCAGGCCGAGCAGGAGGGCCGCGACGACGGCGAGCCCGGCGGGCAGTCCCGCGTCGACCATGAGCGAGGCGGCCACGACGGCGGTGAGCCCGGTGAGCACCCCGACCGAGAGGTTCATCTGGCCGACGGCGAGGACGACCATCTGGGCCAGACCGATGACGATCGGCACCGCGAGGTACTGCAGGATCGCCTGCAGCGTGCTCGGCTGCACGAGGTTGCCGCCCGTGGTGAGGGCGAGGACGACGAAGGCCGCGACGGCGATGCCGGCGAGGACGACCTCCGTACGGCGCAGCGACGTCCGCAGCCGCGTGGTGCGGCCGGCCGCGGGCGCCCCGGCCTCGGGGCCGGTGAGCAGGGGGGCGGTCATGCGCGCACTCCTCGGCGGTCGGCGAGGACGTGCCGGACGCGGTCGAGCGACAGCGCGAGCAGGAGCACGACCCCGAGGTAGACCTGCAGCTGGTCGACCTCGAACTGCAGGAGGTTGAGGCCCTTCTGGATGACGGCGTTGAGGACCGCGCCGAGCAGGGTGCCGAGGACGCTGACGGCGCCACCGGCGAGCAGCGTCCCACCGAGG includes these proteins:
- a CDS encoding sugar ABC transporter ATP-binding protein, which produces MRLLATDLVKVFPGVRALDGVTIDLLPGTVHALLGENGAGKSTLIKVLTGVHRPDGGTLRVLPDPTGAPSVPGPGEGEELSFAGPSQAQAAGIGVVHQERNLVPGFSVAENIALQDVPRRRGLVDRAATRDLAARCLAELEVDLDLDRPVAELSVAQMQLVEIAKALATQSRVLLLDEPTSSLTSDEADHLYAVVRRLRDSGRTVVLVSHKLEEVFAIADTVTVLRDGRSVAQGLPLSGLTRSEVVDLMVGRAHADLELDARTVDRDATPALELRGVSTAGGHRDVSLVVRPGEILGLYGLVGAGRSELARAVLGLDTITAGTVLVDGGEVRIGSVGEALRKHRIGYVSENRKEEGVFLEQTISRNVAVTVWDRLARWGLVRDRSEDGVLDRYAERLGIRLSGPRQLAGQLSGGNQQKVSLAKWLAADCRVLVVDEPTVGIDVRTKAAFHELIAELAERGLAILLISSDLPEMVTLADRIGVMREHRLVGEVDNDHHYATMSGKVIRLVHGEGAEAPAA
- a CDS encoding ABC transporter permease, with amino-acid sequence MTAPLLTGPEAGAPAAGRTTRLRTSLRRTEVVLAGIAVAAFVVLALTTGGNLVQPSTLQAILQYLAVPIVIGLAQMVVLAVGQMNLSVGVLTGLTAVVAASLMVDAGLPAGLAVVAALLLGLLVGLTNGLLVVLTRINGFIVTLATMTIVAGIRYGVHGTGTYQGYSPGLVSLGRASVLGVPTVFLAAVVVAVLVALFFARGVVGRQMLASGGNPLAARLSGISNDRSVVVAHALSGLLAGVAGVLVVALSGSVNASIGDDLLLPSFAAPIIGGVALAGGVVSVLGTCLAAFIVRLVDVAQAQYNINPRWVDLVVGAVVLGAVLVSQKRVKEGSS